The genomic stretch TGTTCCTGAGTCAGGCCCGCCCGCGTACGGGCGCTCTTGAGTCCAGGCAGAAGCATTGGCATGCCGATACTATACGGAGACTTCACTAGTAACGTCAATACGGTACGGAGGTAACGTTAGGGTATGCGGAACGCCTGAGTCACACTCTCCGTACTATGCGGCATGTTCCTAGTTACTTCAGCCTCGTGCCGGATCTTTATGCCACGAGGGCCTGAGCCGAAAAAGCCACGACCAGCGTGGAGCACGGCACTACGCGCCCGGCGAGTGGCCCTGGATCTAAAGCAGGAAGATGTCGCCGCTCGTACGGAAGATGCCATATCTCAGGGGACAGTCAGCGATCTGGAACGCGGCAAAGTGGACATTCTAAACATGACAGCTTCTCGTGTAGGACAGCTTGCAACCGCGCTGGATTGGACTCTGGAAGAGATGCAGGAGGCGCTTGGAGTTCAGCTGGTCTACGCTCTGCCGACCTTTGCAGAGGTAGAGAAATCCACTCTCGACAGCTTCCGTAAAGAGTTCGGTCGCGATCCATTCCCGAACGAGACCTATAGGGAAGCCAAGCGATGGCTTGCGGCTCAAGCGGCTGACTCAAACAAGGCCGTTCAATCTCCACTGCCTGCACCCCTTGATCGCCCTCTCCCTGACGCCCTGCACGAGGCGGTGCAGCTCTACGGCAAGCGCTTCCCCGAACTCCGGGACGCCCGCTGGCAGCAGTACCTCGCGGGCTTCAACTGGCGCGAGGGGCAGCCCGACGATCCCGAGGCGTGGCTTGACCTGTACCGCGACCTGACCCGCGCCGGCATTGTGCCGGGGAGCAACTGAGTGCGCGACTGCACCCAAGGCGCCGTCGCCTACGCCCTGCGCGAACACGCCCGTACCGGCCACCTCACGGATCCCGAGCGCCTCGCCCACGCCCTGGGGGTGCGGGTCGTGCCGGGCGCCCGCAATGCCGCGAGCCATGGGCCCCCCAGCGTGATCACCCTGCGCCGCGATCAGTACGCACCCCGGCAGCGCTTCACGATGCACCACGAACTGGCGCACATCCTGATCCAGCGGGCCGGCCTTCAGGACGGCATCCGCAGCGAGGTGGACGATGACGAGGCCGCCGCGCACCTGGAGGCGGTCACGAACCACATCGCCAGCCTGCTCGTGATGCCCGACCCGATGATCCGGGTGGCGCTGGACACCTTTGGCCTGACGCCCGAGACGGTGCTGCTGGTGCGGGACGCGGGGCGGGTGTCGCTGGCGGCCGCGATGCGCCGGGTGATCCACGCGCAGGAGCAGTCGGCCACGGCATGGGTGAGTGCCGGGCCGTACGTGCTCGACGTGACCAGCAGCGATCCGTACAACCGCCTGACCCGCTACCAGCGGCTGCCGGACGCGCGGGCCGCCTTGCCGGACGCGGCGCTGCTGGCGCTGCCCGGCGAGGCGCGGCTGCTGGGCGTGGTGGGGTGGTGAAGGGAAGACGTAGACCGTGAATGGAGCACTTGACATAAAGCCGTCAGTGAGGTGTCACTATGATTACTACCTATGAAGCACCTACTCCCTGCCCTGCTCAAGCGGTTGCCTGTTGGCACTCCCGCGCGTGCAACGGTGGAGTTCATCGCGGAAGTCGAGGCTGCTCGTGACCAGGAAAGGCGTGAAAAAGCCGGCCGCGAGCAAGAGCGCCACGAGCGGCTCCGGAAAGACGCCCGCGAGCGCCGAAAATCTATCCTCAACCGTCCGTGAGTTCATATACCTCGATGAGGGTCGAGTGTTTTCCTACCTCGCCCAAATTGAGGGCGGGCTCCGACTCCTGAGACACGAAGTCGAAGGAGCTTTGGATGTAGCCAGCGAGGAGACCGGTGGTGACGGCGAGGGCGGTTCATTCAATGCTGAAGGTGGGGTCTCTCCGACTGCAGCGGCAATCGCTGGCGTACTTGGAGGCGTTGCGGGATTTCCCGTTGGCCTTCTTGCAGGGTTGAGTGGAAAGGCGCAATACAACACCACCTGGGAAAGTAGCTCGCCAATTGTTCGAACTACCAATTCCGACACAGTGTCACGAGCGGATCTTACGATTTTACATCATGCGGCCTTTGACTTAGTCATTGAACACATGAAGGGTAAAATCAAAACCGCTCGCGGAGCATTGACTCTTCTCCCGGTGTCCGCCCTCGGAGGCGCTGTGGCTTCTCTGCAAGGCTTAGAAATTGAGGCGCTGTCGAATCCCTCAGCAGTGGCAGGTGTAGCTGCGATCGCCGCCATGAGCGGCTTTGGAGTACAAACCTTCGTATTTTTGGAGAGTCCAAACAACTTGCACGCCATGGTAGAGGATAAGCACTTCACCATGCCTCCATCCCTCTTTGCAAGTACATACGGTTCATGCACTTCAATACCATTCTCCGTTGCTTACATTGAGGCACAAGATACAAGGAAGGCCCGAGTCCACGTACCGAAACAATTCGCTACACCCGCAGCAAAAAGGCAATTCTCCGACTTGGTGGATATATTTGGCACCCTGACTAACAGCTTAGGAATGGGTGATGGCACTCGAATCTTTCCGCTTGCCATATATCGTGACCTTTAGGGTGTATTACATGAGGTGGCGGCTTGTGAAAACCACCTAAAATCAATTGATATGATCCTGGGCAAGCCCCAAATGTACAAGCCCCCATCCGGAGATGGGGACCTGTCGGCACCCACTATACCAGATCCCATAGATCCACCGGAGCAGCCATGACCCCCCGCCCCGCCAAGCCCCGCAAACCTGGTCAGGGCAACATCCGCGAACTCCCCTCCGGATCCATTCGCTGGGAGGTCATGATCGAGGGCCGGCGCTTCAGCGGCGTGACCAAGACGCGGAAAGAGGCCCAGAACGCCGTCACCCTCAAGATGGCCGACGCCCTGCGCGGCGGGGTCGTCGATCCCAGCGCCGAGACGCTCGGCGAGTACCTGTCCCGCTGGCTCACCAGCCGCGCCAGCACCCGCGCCGTGCGCACGACCGCCATCCAGCGCGGCCACCTGAAGCGCTACATCAGCCCCCAGCTCGGCACGAAGCGGCTCCAGAAGCTCACCCCCAGCGACCTGCGCCGGCTCTTCGACCACCTGAACGAGGAAGGCTTGGGCGCGAGCTCCCAGCGCCAGGTGCACCAGTTCCTCGTCAGCGCCCTGGGCGACGCCCACCGCCTGGAACTCGTCACCCGCAACGTGGCCCAGCTGGTGCGCCCCACGCCGGCCCGGGGCCGGGAGGCCCGCGAGCTCCCCGCCTTCACTGCCGAGGAGGCCGCGAAGTTCGTCGAGGTGGCCCGGCACGATCCGGCGGGCCGCTGGTTCATCTTCGCCCTCTCGACCGGCATGCGGCGCGGCGAGGTGTGCGGGCTGCGCTGGGCGGACGTGAGCCTCACCGACGCGACCGCCCAGGTCACCGAGGTCATCGCGCAGAGTGAGGGCGAGACCTACGTCACGACGCCCAAGACCCAGGGCTCCCGGCGTACCGTGCACCTCTCCCCCAGTGCGGTGCAGCTCCTCCGCGAGCAGCGGGCGTACCAGGAGCTCTGCCGCGACGCGCTGAGCGGCCCGGTGCGGGGCCACAAGACAGGGTACGTGCGCCAGCGTCCGTGGCAGGACTCCGGACGGGTGTTCACCAACACCTTCGGCGCGACGGTCGATCCGCACAACCTGCGGCGCACCATGCAGCGCCTGTGCGCGCAGGCAGGCGTGCGGTACGTGAGCATCCACGGTCTGCGGCACACCTACGCCTCCCTGAGCCTGATGCGGGGTGTGCCGGTGGAGGTGGTGAGCAAGCAGCTCGGGCATGCCAGCGTGGGCTTCACCATGAACCAGTACCGGAGTGTCTACAAGTCCGAGCGGACGGCGTGGGCGCTGGGAATCGACGAACTGACGCGGGTGGGCTGAGGGGGCGGGTCACCCGAGGCGCGGCAGGCTGAACCCGAACGTGGTGCCCTCCCCCGGTCGGCTGTGGGCCCACACGCGCCCCCCGTGCCGCACGACGATCTGCTGGACGTTCGCGAGGCCCACGCCGGTGCCTTCGAACTCCGAGGATCGGTGAAGCCGCTGGAAGAGCCCGAACAGCCGGCTCGCCTGATCCGGTGGGAAGCCCACGCCGTTGTCGTGTACTTCCACGAGCCATTCGCCCTCGGCGGCCCGCGCGGTCACCCGGATCACCGCCGGCTGCTGACCCCGCGAGTACTTCACCGCGTTCGACAGCAGGTTCGCCATGACCTGCTGGAGCAGCGTCGCGTCCCCCAGCACGGTCGGCAACGGCTCCACGTGCCACTCCACCCCCAGGCCGTCCATGTCTGGCGCGAGCTCCCCCCGCGCGGCCGTCACCACGGCCCCGAGGTCGACCGGATGGCGTTTGACGGGCTCCTGTGAGGTGCGGGCAAACTCGAGCAAGGCGTCGGTCATGACTCCCATGTGTGTTGCCGCCTGCTCGATGACGTTCACCGCCCTCTCGACCTTCGCCGTATCCCCTTGCGCGAGCGCGCGGCGCAGGATCGCCGTGTACCCCGCCACATGCCGGATCGGCGCCCGAAGGTCATGGGACACCGAGGCGGTGAAGGCGTCGAGCGCCGCGTTCGATTCGGTGAGCTGCGCCGTGCGGGCCACGATCCGGTGCTCGAGCGTGGCGGTCAACTGGGCCTGTTCCAGCTGCGCGGCCCGGCGGCCGTCCCACAGGTCCTGCAGGGCGGACGACAGGTGATCGACTTCCGCGTACTGCCGCACCCTCGGGAGCCCGGGCGCGTCGCCCCCGTGCGCCAGGCGCTGGGCCGCCACCGTCAGCACGCCGAGCGGCCGGCTGACCGCGCGGGCCGCCAGGTAGGCCACCAGCGCCGAGACCGCCACACCTATGACGCCCCACAGCTCAATCTGCCGCCGCAGGGCGAGCGATTGCGTCTGAACGACCGCCGCGTTCTGCCGAACCACCACCCGCCAGCTCAACCCCGGGTAGATCGTCCGGGCGCCAGTCACGGCGTACCCGGCGACGTACGGTTGGCCGTCCCAGGTGGCCGCCACCGTGCCCTGCGCT from Deinococcus sp. AB2017081 encodes the following:
- a CDS encoding tyrosine-type recombinase/integrase is translated as MTPRPAKPRKPGQGNIRELPSGSIRWEVMIEGRRFSGVTKTRKEAQNAVTLKMADALRGGVVDPSAETLGEYLSRWLTSRASTRAVRTTAIQRGHLKRYISPQLGTKRLQKLTPSDLRRLFDHLNEEGLGASSQRQVHQFLVSALGDAHRLELVTRNVAQLVRPTPARGREARELPAFTAEEAAKFVEVARHDPAGRWFIFALSTGMRRGEVCGLRWADVSLTDATAQVTEVIAQSEGETYVTTPKTQGSRRTVHLSPSAVQLLREQRAYQELCRDALSGPVRGHKTGYVRQRPWQDSGRVFTNTFGATVDPHNLRRTMQRLCAQAGVRYVSIHGLRHTYASLSLMRGVPVEVVSKQLGHASVGFTMNQYRSVYKSERTAWALGIDELTRVG
- a CDS encoding helix-turn-helix transcriptional regulator encodes the protein MPRGPEPKKPRPAWSTALRARRVALDLKQEDVAARTEDAISQGTVSDLERGKVDILNMTASRVGQLATALDWTLEEMQEALGVQLVYALPTFAEVEKSTLDSFRKEFGRDPFPNETYREAKRWLAAQAADSNKAVQSPLPAPLDRPLPDALHEAVQLYGKRFPELRDARWQQYLAGFNWREGQPDDPEAWLDLYRDLTRAGIVPGSN
- a CDS encoding ImmA/IrrE family metallo-endopeptidase, which gives rise to MRDCTQGAVAYALREHARTGHLTDPERLAHALGVRVVPGARNAASHGPPSVITLRRDQYAPRQRFTMHHELAHILIQRAGLQDGIRSEVDDDEAAAHLEAVTNHIASLLVMPDPMIRVALDTFGLTPETVLLVRDAGRVSLAAAMRRVIHAQEQSATAWVSAGPYVLDVTSSDPYNRLTRYQRLPDARAALPDAALLALPGEARLLGVVGW
- a CDS encoding ATP-binding protein; protein product: MPRPAGHPRTTVPSLAHRLAMAFAALAALGALLLIAVIVPAETARLEAQQRHVLTQAAVVAARALDRTMEERYQDVLLTRSLIEMHSGTPAQQRRVLEHLRGASPEFAWIGVTDAAGHVRAATGGLLEGVSVARRPWFLRGRRGPIVEDVHPALLLAAVLPKPANGEPLRFIDISAPILDPAGRVVGVLGGHLSWGWAQSVERDALALTGNAPAVEVLILNRQGEVIHGPAPLLGSALPGVTAVRRASPGAQGTVAATWDGQPYVAGYAVTGARTIYPGLSWRVVVRQNAAVVQTQSLALRRQIELWGVIGVAVSALVAYLAARAVSRPLGVLTVAAQRLAHGGDAPGLPRVRQYAEVDHLSSALQDLWDGRRAAQLEQAQLTATLEHRIVARTAQLTESNAALDAFTASVSHDLRAPIRHVAGYTAILRRALAQGDTAKVERAVNVIEQAATHMGVMTDALLEFARTSQEPVKRHPVDLGAVVTAARGELAPDMDGLGVEWHVEPLPTVLGDATLLQQVMANLLSNAVKYSRGQQPAVIRVTARAAEGEWLVEVHDNGVGFPPDQASRLFGLFQRLHRSSEFEGTGVGLANVQQIVVRHGGRVWAHSRPGEGTTFGFSLPRLG